One Streptomyces formicae genomic window, GGCACTCCCGGTGTGTGGTGCTGGCGTGTGCTGCTTGCATGGTGCTGAGCAGGTTCCTTCAGACTACCGGCACAAAATTTCTACTCGCGTAGATTCGTAGAAACCTACGTGATGACGGTCACGTTCCGGTGCCCGGACAGGTTTCGAACAGGACACCTTCACCAAGAATCCAGGAAAAGATCACGGATCAACATTGCGGCCTGACACGCGGAGATATTCGGCCGGGCTTCACAATGCAATGCCGGGCACTGTACAAAGGAAATGGCAATAGTCGATACTTTGCCTCTAAACAGCCGGACAGTCGGCATCGCCGCACGTCAACGCGGTGGGGCCGCACGAAGGGACCGATATTCGTGGCGCAGCGTGTCGTAGTCACTGTCTTTGACGACATCGACGGCGGGGAAGCGGCGGAAACGGTCGCCTTCGGTCTTGACGGCAAGTCGTACGAGATCGACCTCAATCAAACCAATGCCAAGAAACTGCGCACGGCACTTGCCCCGTACCTGGAGGCGGCCCGCAAGCAGTCGAAGTCGGGGAAGGTGTTCCGGCACACGGCCGTGACCCCCGACCCCTCCGCGGTCCGCGCCTGGGCCCGCTCGCACCAGATGGACGTGCCGCCCCGCGGCCGCATCCCGAAGAAGGTCTACGAGGCCTTCGAGGCCGCCAACTGACCTCGCGCTCCACGCGGTCCCGGGCCCCTCGCGGCAACCGACTTGCGTTGCACCCCTCCTGGTCAGCTAAAGTCTGGAGCACGCCGAGGGGCAAGGCCGAAAGGCCGGACCTCACGGAGTCTTGCGGGTGTAGTTCAGTAGTAGAACATCCCCCTTCCAGGGGGAAGGCGCAGTGTGCAATCCCTGTCACCCGCTCTGCATCGCCTACGGACCAGTCCTCTGGTTGCGGTAGGCTGGTGCCCGCGCCGATCGATGAGAGTCGATCGGAGGCAATGCGAACGTAGCTCAGTTGGTAGAGCGCAACCTTGCCAAGGTTGAGGTCGCGAGTTCGAACCTCGTCGTTCGCTCCACATGAGAGGCCCCGGTCGATTCGACCGGGGCCTTCTTCGTGCCCGCGTTCGTGCCCGCGCCGCTTCTGACATTTGTCATGAGGGCCGATGACAGCGCGCACTGCTCGGGCCCCGCCGGCCGGGGGACGCTGACGTCATGACTGACCAAGTGATCGACGTGACCGATCTGCGGCGCGTGTACGGGGGCGGTTTCGAGGCGGTACGAGGGATTTCCTTCTCCGTGGGACGGGGTGAGCTCTTCGCGCTGCTCGGCACCAACGGCGCGGGCAAGACGTCCACCGTCGAGCTCCTCGAAGGGCTCGCGGCACCGGCCGCGGGGCGGGTGCGGGTGCTCGGGCACGACCCGTACACCGAACGCACCGAGGTGCGGCCGCGCATCGGCGTCATGCTCCAGGAGGGCGGATTTCCCGCCGAGTTGACGGTGGCGGAGACCGCGCGGATGTGGGCGGGCTGCACCAGCGGCGCCCGGCCCGTCGACGAGGCCCTGGAGATCGTCGGGATCGCCAAGCGCTCCGGCGTCCGCGTGAAGCAGCTCTCCGGCGGCGAGAAGCGCCGCCTGGACCTCGCCATGGCGCTCCTGGGACGGCCCGATGTGCTCTTCCTCGACGAGCCCACCACCGGACTCGACGCCGAAGGACGGCGCGAGACCTGGGACCTGGTCCGGCAACTGCGCGACAACGGCACCACCGTGCTGCTCACCACGCACTACCTCGAAGAGGCCGAGGGGCTCGCCGAGCGGCTGGCCATCCTGCACGAGGGCCGCATCGCCGCCGAGGGGCGCGTCGCCGACGTGGTCGCCTCGCAGCCCTCGCACATCTCCTTCGACCTGCCCGACGGGTACTTCGTCGGCGACCTGCCGCCGCTCGCCGAGCTCGGTGTCAGCGGGCACGAGACGGTCGGGCGCCGCGTCCGGCTGCGCACGGACGAACTGCAACGGGCCGCCACGGGGCTGCTGTTGTGGGCCCGCGACGCACGCGTCGAGCTGGGCTCCCTGGACGTACGGGCGGCCACGCTGGAGGAGGCGTTCCTGCGGATCGCCAAGGAAGCGCAGCGCGGAGAGACCGCGGGGCCCCAGGGGCACCGCACCGAGAAGGAGATGGCGGTATGAGCACGGTGGCCACGACCACGACCCCGATGCGGCGGATGGGGGCGCTCGCCCGCGCCGAGCTGACCCTGCTCGGGCGGAGCAAGGGGACGCTGTTCGCGGCACTGTTCGTGCCGTTCGTCATCCCGCTCAGCATGAAGCAGGCCGCCGAAGGCATGGACCTCGAGGGCACCGGGCTCTCCGTCGGCACCGTCGTGCTGCCGAGCGCCCTCGGCTTCTCGCTGCTCTTCGCCGTGTACTCGGCGCTGACCGCCGTCTACGCGGCCCGGCGCGAGGAGCTCGTGCTCAAGCGGCTGCGCACCGGCGAACTGCGCGACCACGAGATCCTGATGGGCGCCGCGCTGCCGTCCGTCGTCATCGGGATCGTGCAGTCCCTGGTCCTCGTCGTGGGCTGCGTGGCCCTCCTGGACGCGGGGGCGCCGAACGCGCCCCACCTCGTCGTCCTCGGCATCGCCGCGGGTCTGGTGATGTTCGCGGCCCTCGCGGCCGTCACCGGAAGCTTCGCGCGGTCCGTGGAGTCCGCACAGGTCCTCGCCCTGCCGATGATCTTCGTGTCGATGCTCGGCTCCGGGCTCTTCGTCCCGTTCGAGGTCATGCCCGACAAGCTCGCCGCGGCCTGCGAGCTGCTCCCGCTCTCGTCCGTCATCGAGCTGGTCCGCGGCGGCTGGGCGGGGCACCTCTCCGGCGGGGACGTGCTCGCCGCCGTCGCCACCGCGGTGGTCTGGACCCTGCTCTCGGTGTTTGCTGTACGACGGTGGTTCCGCTGGGAACCGCGGCACTGAGGGAGGGGTAGGGGTGCTGATCGGCCGGATGCGGGCCTGGCAGCGTGGCTGGCACGGCCGCACCAAGATCGAGAAGGTCGAGTTCCAGAGCATGGCCGTGTGGCACGCCATGCCGTGGATCTTCTTCCTCAGCTGGAACTCGGTGCCGCTCGCACTGAGCCTGCGGCACGAGACCGGCGCGCAGGTGCTCGGCTGGTCGCTGATCGCCGTGGCCGCCGCGCAGTGCGTGCACGCCAACCGCACGGTCCGGCGGTCGGTCGACCACTATCTGCACCGGGCTCCGCTGCCGCGCCGCGACCTCGCGGTGACGTGCGCGCTCCTGGCCGTGGCCCTCGGGCTCGCCCTCGCCCTCCAGGCGATCGACGGCGTCAAGGACGGCATGATGGGGCTCACGGTCCTGTATGTCGTGATTCCGCTCGGCCAGTCGCTCGCCTTCGCCGTCACCATCCGGGCCTTCCTCGCC contains:
- a CDS encoding histone-like nucleoid-structuring protein Lsr2; translation: MAQRVVVTVFDDIDGGEAAETVAFGLDGKSYEIDLNQTNAKKLRTALAPYLEAARKQSKSGKVFRHTAVTPDPSAVRAWARSHQMDVPPRGRIPKKVYEAFEAAN
- a CDS encoding ABC transporter ATP-binding protein, whose protein sequence is MTDQVIDVTDLRRVYGGGFEAVRGISFSVGRGELFALLGTNGAGKTSTVELLEGLAAPAAGRVRVLGHDPYTERTEVRPRIGVMLQEGGFPAELTVAETARMWAGCTSGARPVDEALEIVGIAKRSGVRVKQLSGGEKRRLDLAMALLGRPDVLFLDEPTTGLDAEGRRETWDLVRQLRDNGTTVLLTTHYLEEAEGLAERLAILHEGRIAAEGRVADVVASQPSHISFDLPDGYFVGDLPPLAELGVSGHETVGRRVRLRTDELQRAATGLLLWARDARVELGSLDVRAATLEEAFLRIAKEAQRGETAGPQGHRTEKEMAV
- a CDS encoding ABC transporter permease codes for the protein MSTVATTTTPMRRMGALARAELTLLGRSKGTLFAALFVPFVIPLSMKQAAEGMDLEGTGLSVGTVVLPSALGFSLLFAVYSALTAVYAARREELVLKRLRTGELRDHEILMGAALPSVVIGIVQSLVLVVGCVALLDAGAPNAPHLVVLGIAAGLVMFAALAAVTGSFARSVESAQVLALPMIFVSMLGSGLFVPFEVMPDKLAAACELLPLSSVIELVRGGWAGHLSGGDVLAAVATAVVWTLLSVFAVRRWFRWEPRH